A genomic window from Limisphaera ngatamarikiensis includes:
- a CDS encoding BtpA/SgcQ family protein — protein sequence MPPHPLVAVIALQPLPGSPLYAGSHTAILNQALADARLYANAGVDALLIENSYDLPYTRPPLPAPAVRLVTRIARQLRSQFPGPIGIQLLEAANRTALEVAAEADLDFLRVEGYVFAHIGGAGLIEGCAGQLLRLRRQWHVEHIRIFADLKKKHCSHALTADLDLVDELKQAEFFLVDGVVVTGPRTGEPPALALLRRVRRHAHVPVWIGSGITPQNLPRYFPHADGFIVGSTFRARGDFLAPLDPGRLHAFLNTWRRCCKPVNPTD from the coding sequence TTGCCCCCGCATCCGCTCGTCGCCGTCATCGCCCTCCAACCCCTCCCCGGCTCCCCGCTCTACGCCGGATCCCACACCGCCATCCTCAACCAGGCCCTCGCCGACGCCCGCCTCTACGCCAACGCGGGCGTGGACGCTCTCCTCATCGAAAACAGTTACGATCTCCCCTACACCCGACCGCCCCTGCCCGCACCCGCCGTCCGCCTCGTCACCCGCATCGCCCGCCAGCTCCGCAGCCAATTCCCCGGCCCCATCGGCATCCAGCTCCTCGAAGCCGCCAACCGAACCGCACTCGAAGTCGCCGCCGAGGCCGACCTCGACTTCCTCCGCGTCGAGGGCTACGTGTTCGCCCACATCGGCGGCGCCGGACTCATCGAAGGCTGCGCCGGCCAACTCCTCCGCCTCCGACGCCAATGGCACGTCGAACACATCCGCATCTTTGCTGACCTCAAGAAAAAACATTGCAGCCACGCACTCACCGCCGATCTGGACCTCGTGGACGAACTCAAACAGGCCGAATTCTTCCTCGTCGACGGCGTCGTCGTCACCGGACCCCGCACCGGTGAACCCCCGGCACTGGCCCTACTCCGCCGCGTCCGACGCCACGCCCACGTCCCCGTCTGGATCGGCTCCGGCATCACCCCGCAAAACCTCCCCCGCTACTTCCCCCACGCCGACGGTTTCATCGTCGGCTCCACCTTCCGAGCCCGCGGCGATTTCCTCGCCCCACTGGATCCCGGGCGCCTCCACGCCTTCCTCAACACCTGGCGCCGCTGTTGCAAACCCGTCAACCCGACCGACTGA
- a CDS encoding succinate dehydrogenase/fumarate reductase iron-sulfur subunit → MKVTLKVWRQKDAQSPGRFVTYVTPELNPNMSFLEMLDVVNEDLIRRGEEPIAFDHDCREGICGTCSLVINGKPHGPHRGVTTCQTYMRSFKDGDTIVIEPFRARAFPVIKDLIVDRSALDRILWAGGFISVRTGSAPEANSIPIPKETAERAMDAAQCIGCGACVAACKNASAMLFVAAKISHLGLLPQGQPERWRRARAMIEQMDREGFGACTVTGSCEAVCPKGISLEFIARMNRDYAVALLKGDPPARTAAAL, encoded by the coding sequence ATGAAAGTCACACTCAAAGTCTGGCGCCAAAAAGACGCTCAAAGCCCGGGACGATTCGTCACCTACGTAACCCCGGAGCTCAATCCCAACATGTCCTTCCTCGAAATGCTGGACGTGGTCAACGAGGACCTCATCCGGCGCGGCGAGGAACCCATCGCGTTCGACCACGACTGCCGCGAGGGCATCTGCGGAACCTGCTCCCTCGTCATCAATGGCAAACCCCACGGACCCCACCGCGGCGTCACCACCTGCCAGACCTACATGCGCAGCTTCAAGGACGGCGACACCATCGTCATCGAACCCTTCCGCGCCCGCGCCTTCCCCGTCATCAAGGACCTCATCGTGGACCGCAGCGCCCTCGACCGCATCCTGTGGGCCGGCGGCTTCATCAGCGTCCGTACCGGCAGCGCCCCCGAAGCCAACAGCATCCCCATCCCCAAGGAAACCGCCGAACGCGCCATGGACGCCGCCCAATGCATCGGCTGCGGCGCCTGCGTCGCCGCCTGCAAAAACGCCAGCGCCATGCTCTTCGTCGCCGCCAAAATCTCCCACCTCGGCCTCCTACCCCAGGGTCAGCCCGAACGCTGGCGCCGCGCCCGCGCCATGATCGAACAAATGGACCGTGAAGGCTTCGGCGCCTGCACCGTCACCGGCTCCTGCGAAGCCGTCTGCCCCAAGGGCATCAGCCTCGAATTCATCGCACGCATGAACCGCGACTACGCCGTCGCCCTCCTCAAGGGCGATCCCCCCGCCCGCACCGCCGCCGCCCTTTGA
- a CDS encoding ferredoxin--NADP reductase — translation MDYNARVVLRHEVAPGLIILRVAPEGWPLPPFEPGQFAVLGLPGSAPRVAEADPENPPAPPHQWIRRAYSIASSSKQNEYLEFYLALVRSGALTPRLFRLHVGDRLWLSPRFSGMFTLRHVPADAHLVLVATGTGLAPYMSMLRTHLAESSQRRTAVIHGARYPSDLGYRNELEDMARRYRHLLYLPVVSRPQGSVPPWNGLVGHVQDVWRSGLIAEGWGFAPSPQHTHVFLCGNPAMIDEMVKLLAGEGYREHRKDVPGQVHLERYW, via the coding sequence ATGGACTACAATGCGCGAGTGGTGTTGCGGCATGAAGTGGCGCCGGGGTTGATCATTTTGCGGGTGGCGCCGGAGGGATGGCCTTTGCCGCCGTTTGAGCCGGGACAGTTTGCGGTGTTGGGGTTGCCGGGGTCGGCGCCGCGGGTGGCGGAGGCGGATCCGGAGAATCCGCCGGCGCCGCCGCATCAATGGATCCGGCGTGCGTATTCGATCGCGTCGTCGTCGAAGCAGAACGAGTATTTGGAGTTTTATCTGGCTTTGGTGCGGTCGGGTGCGTTGACGCCACGGCTGTTTCGGCTGCATGTGGGGGATCGGCTGTGGCTGAGTCCGAGGTTCAGCGGGATGTTCACGTTGCGGCATGTGCCGGCGGACGCGCATCTGGTGTTGGTGGCGACGGGGACGGGGCTGGCGCCGTACATGAGCATGTTACGGACGCATTTGGCGGAGAGCTCGCAGCGGCGCACGGCGGTGATTCACGGGGCGCGGTATCCATCGGACCTGGGGTACCGGAACGAGTTGGAGGACATGGCGCGGCGGTACCGGCATTTGTTGTATTTGCCGGTGGTGTCGCGGCCGCAGGGGTCGGTTCCGCCCTGGAACGGTTTGGTGGGGCACGTGCAGGATGTGTGGCGTTCGGGATTGATTGCGGAGGGCTGGGGTTTTGCGCCGTCGCCGCAGCACACGCACGTATTTTTGTGCGGGAACCCGGCGATGATTGACGAGATGGTGAAGTTGTTGGCGGGAGAGGGGTATCGGGAGCATCGGAAGGATGTGCCCGGGCAGGTGCACTTGGAACGGTATTGGTAG